ATGAAAACCACAAATCATTGTGTTAATAAAGTTGATTCAGAAGAGATATGTTCCATATGTCTATCTGATTATGTAAACAACGACACAATTGGTACACTCAGTTGTGGACATGAATATCACGCAAATTGCATACAACAATGGCTGCTGAGGGGCAAGAAGAATTGTCCAATCTGTAGATCTTCTGTTTAACAGAaactttacttttctttgtatTACGTTGTCGTTAGTCTTAATACATTGTTTTTATTTCAACTATTTTCCATTCAGTTGCcatattgaatatatatatatgttggagAGTATGAAGATGAGATTGAATTTACCTGCTATAAATCTGGACAACAATAAGTAAGGCTAACTCTGAATATAATGAAGGATAACTGAGCACCCTGCTTtgctaaacataaatataagtCTACTACTCTAAACATATATACACATGATTAACAATGCTacatcttaattaatttatgacaTTCTCTACAAAATTAAGGAAACAACTAAGAGGAAACCGATAATCAAGAGAAACATCTTGATAAAAAACTTAGTACCATCTACATGGATTGAATGATGAAATCCATGAGCATAACCCCCATGAAGTGAACTAGAGAAGAGGTATGGAACTCCTGTTGTTGCACCATATACAGTAGCATCATGAAATCCTTGCACatgaagattaaaaaaagatgGAATAGCTCCGAAAAGAGTAGATAATGTCAAGTTTCCAAACCTTGCACTGGCCATAGGCATAAATCCCCCCATTTGATCCAACTCATCGGGTCGGAAATAGTTCATATCTAGTGTTGGAGCTGTTTGTGGTCTTGGTCCAAATACTGGACGGTTAGGAATGTTCATCCTTGGACGTATGTGAGACCTTGGGTCAGAGGTTGTCTTGCCTCGACCATATATAGGAACTAACTTCTGGTCCTCAATGAGAGCCTTACAAACTGGACATTCGTGGGAATGTGAATGAACTTGCAACCATTCACAAAGACAAGGCCAACAATAAAGGTGGCCACAAAGAGTCACAATAGGATCTTGAGCTATTTCAAAGCAGATATTGCATTCAAAATCACCATGCTCACAACTCACATTATCTGAAGGCACAGAATCCAACGATTCGCCTGTCTCATGATCCATATGCACAATCCTTGAATAAAGAAACCTGTCAGCAAATTAGAGCGCAGTTGCATTATGAGGAACACGATGCTCGAATTTAATCGTCCAGCTACCCACGATGCAAgtaaaaaatgagaaagagtGGTTAAGAGGAGGGGTAAAGGAGATGAAATACAAAGTTGTGAACGAAACAGtgtatataaatatcataaccTGTCGCATCAGGAAACAGAAACATTTTATCAGCCTTCAGAAAAAgtgaacaaaaatttatttatagacAATAGGATGTAATTCCCCTTTACTAAGAActtcaaattataaatttataggtAGACAGTTATCATGGATAAGTCCTGAACCTCTAATAATGTACAAAAACCATAACCTCCTTGTCTACTATCTTGTCCACCAGTTTCGTGTTTCACTCTGATTGTAATGTGAAACTAGAAAAGGAACTGCTAGGTATGAATCTTCAAAAGATGTGATCCAGTCAACAAGCCACATAGACTGGAATTTCTTTTTGCCTAGAGGGTTCCTGAGTATCAGAGTTCTTTTTGTTCTGCATATAATGAAGTCGTGGAGTTGATGttagttgtttgtttatttttagtCTGAATTACTGTAGTTTTTTCTTTGGTATCTATAGCTTTTGTTTATATTACTTCTAAGTTTCACTCTAAAATTGCCATCTTTGGTCATAGAGAAAATGCATATATGCAtgtttatttggaaaatttgaaacactgaattgattatttgtattcttttgaTTGTTCAAGAATCAAAAGAGTGAAACACTCAAAATCTTATCGAGTCACTACAATGCAAGGTTTAGTAGTGCACAGATTACTAATAATAGGAATTAGTAGTGCAGAGATTAGTAAAGACTGAATTAGGAATAAATTTTGGAAGTCTTTTAATAGAAAGTGCAACATTATCAGCTGGAAAATTTCTAAGCATGTTTTGATCATTCTGAAAGGTAAGACTCTCTTGCCCAGCTTCACGGATAATCTGCCCATTATTCTACACGGTTGCAAGCAGAGTCCAAAGAATTAATTGTTGCAAGCCAAAGCAACACTACCAACAGTTTGTTTAATTTGTCTTGAGCTTTGAAACTCATGTCCTTTGCAAAAACTTACACTGCTCGTAAATACCAAGAACAAGATTTATATGAactcatttcaaaaaggaaaaaggtaaCCTTAGGATTTTCCATTCCACATCTAAGCAGAAGAGCTTTCCAGACTTCATGGAGAAGGATATCTCATTTCTCTCTCACTAAGTGATTGTCCTATACAAGAAAATGGATAAACTCTTGACAATCAGCTAGGGTAACTAACTACTGTGAAACTCATACAGCCATTATGGATATATGTgtctgattattttttttctccgaTGGGAAATCATGTATCTGATATCTGATTCTTAATTCTAGCTCATCAAAATTTCGAAAAACTCAATCAATCAGCCAACTATCCGTCAATTCCAAACTAGTTAGGTTCAACAAATACAAATCCACACAGATATTTAGAAGGTAGAAATTCTTCCTCATCTTTTCTAAAGTTCAACTGCTAAGAGAGTACTTCTTTTGTGTAACACGAAAGCTGTTCATGATTTCGATATCAAGATGGAGCTTATAGACTTTCTGCATAGTTGAAAGAAGAttcttgttattcttttttGCAACTTCGTAGCTCCCTCGTAGTGCTATTGAGAAAGGGCAGACGGTGCTCAAAGCATCCTGCATTAAGAGGATCCAGGGAAGGTCCTCACCCCAAAGGGTACACAAAAAATCCCTCTTACTACTATAATGTGAATTACTAAAATTCTACCCTACctccttttaaaaaaagaaactgaAGCCACATATATCCTTTTCCATTCGAGCCAATTCATTTCAAGAAGGAAACAATAGCACGAAAACTAATCATGTTTGCAAACCAAGAGATAGTCAACTCCCTCAATCAACACAGCATATTCTCTTTTTGGAAAGACCCATGTATATTAGCAGAAACATCATGGATTGTCTGAATCAATGAGAACAAATTCTAGTAAACTACAGATTAAAGACACAAAAATCAAACTAATTATAGACTAAAATCCAACCATATACTTGCTTTGTTCATTTCccataaaaaagaacaaatttctCATAAAGACTGAAACTTTATACATAATACAAATAGTAATCAACTCAAAATTGAAAAGAGACAAAGAACCCTAACAGATCCAACAACAGATCACATAATAACAACTACCCTCCAATCTAGAAATGACCCACATCAATTAAAACCCATTTGTTTCCAATACAGAtctcataacaaaaaaaaaagagattgagAACACACCTGAAATTAAGGATGAAAATCTTGAGTGATCTGAAAGAGAAAAAGGTGAGCTGAGAAAGAAAAGATACACAgctaagaaaaaacataaaagagacCCTGTAGTGTCGGTTGGTGGATTGAGAGCCTCCTCCGTACCTTCCCCTTAATGTCGAAATCTCCTAACTTCTAATTTATTTACCACCAACGCCACAAAAATGAATGGTACAATTTTAACTACCACGTTCGAGCCCCCGGCAGCAGGGACTCAGAACAACAACTTTGATTAAGAATAATCAAATGAAACAACTTTGATTAAGAATGAAGCAGTGTTATCAAagttaaacatatatattgttaatattttttttattattatattattctatataattttttttgtcttatttattttactagTTTCTAAATAGGTGTGCTTTGTGCAatatgttataaattcattagaatgaataaaatttaatcaaaatatgagtattaaaatggaaaaattacataaacaaagaccttttattttataattatcaattttaagtacactttttatttattactatttttgtcaacttttagctatattaacttaaaacaatttaaaacccatttattccttttttatacaaattttaaacaaagtTCATATCCTTTCtcgctctttttttttctttctccttctcctcgTCAAAAATTAGGGTTCCTGTTTgctttttttctccatttttctgCACGAATCTTAATGGAAGAAGGTCTTAGAAGAAGTCCGCGTCTAGTGACGGCTTCGAATCGAAAAGTTTATCGAAGAAATCGAAAGAAGCTTCAAGTTTCGTCTTCTAATTCTATGGATGAAATTCCAAGTTTTAGTTTGGGTATATCACAAATTTCGGGAGAGAAGAACAATGAGGAGAAGAACAATGAGGAAGAAAACAAGAAGCAAAAGAAAGGTAAAAAACGAGTTAAAGAGGttaaaacaatgaagaaatcaaaaaaaatatgtgttactTTGGCATCTACATCGAAGAAAATCGTTGACAGTGATGATGATTTTGAGGATTTACCTCCTCAATTTCAgtcaaaaagtttgaaaaataaagatggattGGAGAAGAAAAGGCCGGTGAATGATGGAAAAACACGAAATCGTTTACCCAAAAGTGTCATTCTACCAGAGAGTAGATATCCGGTATGTGCTAGTACTTCTTAGTTATTTGTTGTTTAGCAATGGGTTGTATGTTGATTGCTGCTTGTTTTTTAGATGTAGTATGTGaaattatctttaattcaactttcattcaactttaattcatatttaattcaactttagttgaactttaattcaactttaattcaactttaattcattttttattcatctttAGTATGTAGtaacacatttttaattcatgtttaatgcATATGCAGGATCGTAAATTCTGGAAACATCCTGATGTTGTGTATATTTCGAGTAGGTGGTCATGTTACACTAATCATAGTGTCATTGAACAAATCAAACTATCTTTATCTGATAAACAACTTGAGATGTTTAGGAATACATGTTTTGGGTACTTTCTTGACCTTCCAAAATCAAGCACACAACTACAACTTATTCATTGTCTTATAAATAGAGAGTTAAAACACACACCGGATGATGTGTTtgctattgaaataaataacaaaaagttattttttggtCTTAGAGAATTTGGGATAGTTACAGGCTTAAATTGTGTTGGTGATGGCACATCTATCAATGTTCCCAATTCTAGATGTAGTTTGATGAGTAGTTATTTTCCGGAAAAAATCACAGTTCCAAAGAGTCATCTACGTGCACTGTTTTTAGCTAAAAAATTCATAGATGATGACTCGGCTGTTTCATTGGCTGTTCTATacttcattaatgattttttattttcatatgagGACAACGAATACCAAATTAGCAATAGAGATTTTTACCTTGTGGAAAGTGGAAAATTCAATTCATATCCGTGGGGTTTAGATGTCTACAAAAAGTTGTCTGATTCTGTGAGGCATGAGCTTAAGTCAACACATAAGTACTATAGAATTGGTGGCTTGCCTCTTGCTCTTCAAATTTGGATATTTGAGTGTTGttcaaaggttgatgaagataTAGCTATTCGTGTTGCTGATTCTATTCCAAGAATCTTGAATTGGAAGACAATTGCAGAAAGTCCATGGTTAAAATATATTGAGAAATGTCTCTTCATGCCTACAAAAAACAAGGTATTTGTACAAAGTTAATACATTTTATTACATTGTTTATTTGAACTCAAGTTACTATATCTAATGTTATTTTGTGTATTTGGTTTTTCAGTTTGAGAACATAGTGGTCAGTGAAGATGAAGTATCCAAATTCAGGCTTCCTGAAACTCGTGATTACCAtgctgaaattttgaaattggagCCTAAAGGATCAAATCATGGTCTAGACATTTTGACCAATGAAGTCATAGAATTGAGAAAAGAGCTTGTAAAAGTATACACAAACTAAACTTTAggctttttattttaaaactgttattttttaatattttcgttatgatttaatatctattaggtg
The sequence above is a segment of the Solanum lycopersicum chromosome 10, SLM_r2.1 genome. Coding sequences within it:
- the LOC101267944 gene encoding uncharacterized protein isoform X1; the encoded protein is MFFLSCVSFLSQLTFFSFRSLKIFILNFRFLYSRIVHMDHETGESLDSVPSDNVSCEHGDFECNICFEIAQDPIVTLCGHLYCWPCLCEWLQVHSHSHECPVCKALIEDQKLVPIYGRGKTTSDPRSHIRPRMNIPNRPVFGPRPQTAPTLDMNYFRPDELDQMGGFMPMASARFGNLTLSTLFGAIPSFFNLHVQGFHDATVYGATTGVPYLFSSSLHGGYAHGFHHSIHVDGTKFFIKMFLLIIGFLLVVSLIL
- the LOC101267944 gene encoding uncharacterized protein isoform X2, yielding MDHETGESLDSVPSDNVSCEHGDFECNICFEIAQDPIVTLCGHLYCWPCLCEWLQVHSHSHECPVCKALIEDQKLVPIYGRGKTTSDPRSHIRPRMNIPNRPVFGPRPQTAPTLDMNYFRPDELDQMGGFMPMASARFGNLTLSTLFGAIPSFFNLHVQGFHDATVYGATTGVPYLFSSSLHGGYAHGFHHSIHVDGTKFFIKMFLLIIGFLLVVSLIL